A single Dreissena polymorpha isolate Duluth1 chromosome 14, UMN_Dpol_1.0, whole genome shotgun sequence DNA region contains:
- the LOC127857110 gene encoding uncharacterized protein LOC127857110 isoform X1: protein MDDFYVGIGLDVTEINSPSLVDYISTERKQYFKHNHEGIGSNRLFYIFIKAINKASLSSIATLGPILIDETPPLYTQIPPVIIEEKSIVFAWESNTFYDDEQIEQINQILFQYGHDEKAVSPLLEWRLDSSSPCPPHTGGCIRYPLARLQNQDTVDGLQYYLNLHVYNNAGHFVSIRTETFRLPSRYTPGVGVVFDLDPEEQNASMDINIHFTEQVLCAKWKGFKNHENVSLEVGIGSNRSSPDVVPLKSISGNINTFCLKSSLIVKNDVYFFLVRANCSGGSTISSSNGVRIYQKQLLEKSVHVKIGKDCLTTFENIMNVSVRNYTAYSKTPFSLTIGQRYVLFMEDNEWQNIMNITTIDGIIHKEANVYYIRAFIERPTLQLQHSFLSEHRVLLRVNRCPDESIQSINNQLNVSWILDGIQTKQDILFSVGLFTILDDNSSVEVVAFQKPVAANNYTILDVADRISYLAKVRICNNVRCLRPINSNKFTVEKEVPIVLVTYAELTIKAAGDCVDLRAAWEFTGDVKCIGFFQWSLSRDDKGGHLLSVWNTVLSKGSAEMKVEQCVDLPDHGHVTLFLCVRVFSLSGLSSMICQRANTFFYGSYSSGTIYDFNASKDNWLQIKKMLRSSNIGQHYSVLHDSELNIGSSNTTVAGALMYASERTVSWYLMKIQYVPDNCETDVNCIVRYDTDSGYVEFSTHDISLNQIYYICAHSNTTEVNRELFTEALQEISSCSNGFVLDSSPPTKGHVQVQNHKGFVTNPQHVLVTWDGFDENIDASIFGYPSKLLTFSVAIGTQPGIDSIDDIVCTGLETSTVLKLQIQPDRSAVFFTLYAKDYAGYVSSSDSLELTIDTSPTEPGSVTILNNHQRNKFINKEYATFHFEEFSDLHSGVDYFIVGIGAIEGITDIVPETKIHSDYLQLDLNHLIDGQPYFMVVQAVNRAGLISRPVSRRFVLDQSAPTGGHVLDGFKGQKEIDYQSNTDTIHANWKDFDDPESGLAFYNVGLGTDAYQTNIRPIVDVGLRTDVFWNGPFNPGQKYFVTVEACNKADLCTRRVSDGITVDKSLPIRGLVRVGPGEGHSKYLGHRSSIQINWQGFEDPQSGIDHYDVCVLTSRRYCDILTPSNGLLHSSFIKSNINLPTNTQLFATVWAFNRVGMNVSKTSDIFVVDESPPVVRNSPNFLLTYNSAFGKNSQWEKSLVRLQWEFEDNISPIVRHEILLKTHHEGHTPLEHLILGSERHVTISLDRKNWLNDGDTYYAIVTSCNAASLCSSERTPDLLTDSTAPHLGGFKTPMTWTNHNDSIGNVFTNLSLTWYGFHDQESGIDHFYITVSRLYGLDELSNGLITVPNGNKTEEMQALITLSERLSSDDRIVLSIWALNNVGLNSPIARITVTILSSTASIERGILEIEKHSCDVHFCNKDCTCAVIGRPCVEVITNLTCSNISYSDALAHNLPEIIVRAGLSYEVLNISASSACLSGHWSRTDSGNVSENIRRFEWSIGVRRQPVGEGIFDLKLENPWTDIGLRSEFTHCLPINRTFVDGTQYVVYVRVWYELNEYSVFESSPIMIDQTGPSVRRGRYIREGNYLQDLDFIDWTESINACWDGVFSEQQSYIDHFSLSLGTLPHSDDINHQTDMGLATNISINSLDLIPGTRYYFTVIAVNSVGLHTALVSDGFVIDTDNPIDGVIFNTKHHQNSAFQQSTKSFKISWHGFQDHFFWNKVLSGGHLKYQSISLFKYKLYECWFVESLHIHESEPDTWRDLFRYCQGHRHSRT, encoded by the exons ATGGATGACTTTTATGTTGGAATTGGTTTAGACGTGACAGAAATAAACTCCCCGAGTTTGGTAGATTATATTTCCACTGAGAGAAAACAGTATTTTAAGCACAATCACGAAGGAATCGGATCTAATcggttgttttatatatttattaaagcgATCAACAAAGCTAGTTTATCAAGCATAGCAACATTGGGTCCAATCCTTATCGATGAAACACCACCGTTATACACTCAAATACCACCGGTCATTATTGAAGAAAAGAGTATTGTTTTTGCTTGggaatccaacacattttatgaCGACGAACAGATTGAGCAAATTAATCAAATACTTTTTCAATATG GCCACGACGAAAAGGCGGTCAGTCCACTTCTTGAGTGGAGATTGGATTCTTCTTCACCCTGCCCACCGCACACCGGAGGATGTATCCGATATCCTCTTGCCCGCCTTCAGAATCAAGACACGGTCGACGGTTTGCAGTACTATCTCAACCTACACGTATACAACAATGCGGGTCATTTTGTCTCTATCCGAACAGAAACATTCAGGTTGCCTTCTCGTTATACCCCGGGCGTTGGGGTTGTGTTTGATTTAGACCCAGAGGAGCAAAATGCATCGATGGATATTAACATCCATTTTACGGAACAGGTTTTATGTGCTAAATGGAAAGGTTTTAAGAACCATGAAAATGTTTCACTGGAAGTTGGCATAGGTTCAAATCGCTCTTCGCCTGATGTGGTACCACTTAAGAGTATCTCGggaaatatcaatacattttgcCTTAAATCAAGTTTAATTGTCAAGAATGACGTTTACTTTTTCCTGGTCAGAGCAAACTGCAGCGGTGGATCAACAATATCTTCTTCAAACGGAGTACGAATATATCAGAAACAACTGCTGGAAAAGTCAGTCCACGTGAAGATTGGCAAAGATTGCCTTACCACATTTGAAAATATTATGAACGTATCAGTCCGAAATTATACCGCATATTCAAAGACTCCATTTTCTCTGACTATCGGACAacgatatgttttatttatggaAGACAATGAATggcaaaatattatgaacataacCACGATTGATGGCATTATACACAAAGAAGCAAATGTATATTACATTAGGGCGTTTATAGAAAGACCAACCCTACAACTCCAGCACAGTTTCCTTTCAGAACACAGAGTGCTTTTAAGGGTTAATAGATGTCCGGACGAGTCTATTCAGTCAATCAATAACCAACTTAATGTCAGTTGGATACTAGACGGAATCCAGACCAAGCAGGATATTTTATTTTCGGTTGGGCTATTTACGATACTTGACGACAATAGTTCTGTCGAAGTAGTGGCTTTTCAAAAACCTGTTGCTGCAAACAATTACACAATCCTCGACGTGGCTGATCGAATATCTTATCTGGCAAAAGTGAGGATTTGTAACAATGTCAGATGTCTTCGACCAATTAATTCCAACAAATTCACTGTTGAAAAGGAAGTACCAATAGTTTTGGTAACATATGCAGAGCTAACAATAAAGGCAGCTGGTGATTGCGTTGATTTAAGGGCAGCGTGGGAATTTACCGGCGATGTCAAATGTATAGGATTCTTTCAATGGTCACTCAGTCGAGACGACAAAGGAGGGCACCTTCTCTCTGTTTGGAATACTGTGCTGTCTAAAGGCTCTGCAGAGATGAAG GTGGAACAATGTGTTGATCTGCCCGACCATGGACATGTAACATTATTCCTGTGTGTTCGCGTATTTTCTTTGAGCGGTTTATCAAGCATGATTTGCCAGAGGGCGAATACATTTTTCTACGGATCATATTCCAGTGGTACTATATATGACTTTAATGCATCAAAAGACAACTGGTTGCAAATCAAAAAG ATGTTGCGTAGTTCTAACATTGGACAACATTACTCTGTACTTCACGATTCCGAACTTAATATAGGAAGTTCAAACACCACAGTTGCCGGAGCTCTTATGTACGCTTCGGAACGTACAGTCTCATGGTACCTCATGAAGATTCAATATGTACCAGACAATTGTGAAACCGACGTCAACTGTATTGTCAGATATGATACAGACTCAGGTTATGTAGAATTTTCAACGCACGATATATCTCTGAATCAAATTTACTATATATGTGCACATTCCAATACCACTGAGGTAAACAGAGAATTGTTCACTGAGGCATTACAGGAGATATCATCTTGCAGCAACGGTTTTGTACTGGACAGCAGTCCACCTACAAAAGGTCATGTACAAGTCCAAAACCATAAAGGTTTTGTTACGAATCCCCAACATGTTCTAGTCACATGGGACGGATTTGATGAAAACATCGACGCTTCCATTTTCGGTTATCCAAGCAAACTGCTTACTTTCTCTGTTGCAATAG gtACACAACCTGGAATTGACAGTATAGATGACATAGTATGCACTGGTTTAGAAACATCAACCGTGTTAAAACTGCAAATACAACCAGATAGAAGTGCGGTGTTTTTCACATTATATG CTAAGGATTACGCCGGCTATGTCTCGAGTTCAGATTCATTGGAACTGACCATCGATACCTCACCAACTGAACCAGGATCAGTGACAATTTTAAATAATCATCAAAGAAATAAGTTCATCAACAAAGAATACGCTACTTTCCACTTTGAAGAGTTTTCTGATCTGCACAGTGGTGTAGATTATTTTATTGTTGGTATCGGTGCAATTGAAGGAATTACTGACATTGTACCCGAGACGAAAATACACAGCGATTATCTGCAATTGGATCTAAACCACCTAATAGACGGGCAGCCATATTTCATGGTTGTGCAG GCCGTAAACAGGGCAGGTCTGATTTCAAGACCGGTATCAAGAAGGTTTGTGTTGGACCAAAGTGCACCCACTGGTGGACATGTATTGGATGGATTTAAAGGGCAAAag GAAATAGACTATCAAAGTAATACCGACACTATTCATGCAAACTGGAAGGATTTTGACGATCCAGAGAGCGGTTTAGCATTCTACAACGTTGGCCTCGGAACAGATGCCTATCAGACAAATATAAGGCCAATAGTAGATGTTGGACTGAGAACTG ATGTTTTCTGGAATGGTCCATTCAATCCCGGGCAGAAGTACTTCGTTACTGTAGAAGCTTGCAATAAAGCAGACCTTTGTACTAGACGTGTTTCTGATGGCATAACTGTGGACAAATCCCTTCCAATACGTGGCCTTGTGCGTGTAGGTCCCGGTGAAGGCCATAGTAAATATCTTGGACATCG GTCATCAATACAGATAAACTGGCAAGGATTCGAAGATCCACAATCTGGAATTGATCACTATGACGTTTGTGTTTTAACTTCACGAAGATATTGCGACATTCTGACGCCATCAAACGGTCTTCTTCATTCGTCGTTCATAAAGTCTAATATTAACCTTCCGACGAACACACAATTATTCGCAACAGTTTGGGCCTTTAATCGGGTCGGCATGAATGTTTCTAAAACGTCGGACATTTTTGTAGTTGACGAGTCCCCGCCAGTAGTTAGGAATTCACCGAACTTTCTACTTACATACAACTCAGCCTTCGGCAAAAATTCTCAATGGGAAAAGTCCCTTGTTCGTTTACAATGGGAATTTGAAGACAATATTAGCCCCATTGTGCGACACGAAATTTTGCTGAAAACTCACCATGAGGGTCACACACCACTTGAGCATTTGATTTTAGGATCGGAACGCCATGTTACAATCAGTTTAGATCGAAAGAACTGGCTGAATGATGGAGACACATACTATGCAATTGTTACTTCGTGCAATGCCGCAAGTTTGTGCTCCTCTGAAAGAACACCAGATCTTTTAACTGATTCTACTGCACCACATCTAGGCGGTTTTAAAACTCCAATGACATGGACCAATCACAATGATTCAATTGGTAATGTGTTTACTAATTTATCCCTCACGTGGTATGGATTCCACGACCAAGAGTCCGGCATTGACCATTTCTACATTACGGTGTCCCGGTTATATGGTCTGGATGAGCTATCCAATGGACTTATTACTGTCCCAAACGGAAATAAAACAGAGGAAATGCAGGCGTTAATCACACTATCGGAAAGGTTATCGTCTGACGATCGTATAGTGCTGTCAATATGGGCGCTAAACAACGTTGGTCTTAACAGTCCAATTGCAAGGATAACTGTGACAATTTTGTCTAGCACGGCAAGTATCGAGAGAGGGATATTAGAAATCGAAAAGCATTCATGCGACGTTCATTTTTGTAACAAGGACTGCACATGTGCAGTAATTGGTCGTCCATGCGTAGAAGTAATCACAAACCTAACATGTAGCAATATTTCTTACTCAGATGCGCTTGCTCACAACTTGCCTGAAATAATTGTTCGCGCAGGACTTTCTTACGaggttttgaatatatctgcttcATCGGCTTGCCTAAGCGGTCATTGGTCACGAACGGATAGTGGAAATGTGTCAGAGAACATCCGTCGCTTTGAATGGAGTATTGGCGTACGTAGGCAACCTGTGGGGGAAGGGATCTTTGATCTCAAACTAGAAAATCCTTGGACAGATATCGGTCTGAGATCGGAGTTCACCCATTGCCTGCCAATCAATCGTACGTTTGTAGATGGCACGCAATATGTCGTGTATGTAAGGGTTTGGTATGAGCTTAATGAATATTCCGTGTTTGAATCTTCTCCTATTATGATAGATCAAACTGGTCCCAGTGTTCGACGTGGTCGTTATATCAGAGAAGGTAACTATCTTCAGGACTTGGATTTCATTGATTGGACGGAGTCTATAAATGCTTGTTGGGACGGGGTGTTTAGTGAGCAACAGAGTTATATCGATCACTTCAGTCTCAGTCTTGGAACTTTACCACACA GCGACGATATCAATCATCAAACAGATATGGGCCTTGCAACGAATATCAGTATAAACAGCCTCGATTTAATCCCTGGAACAAGATATTATTTTACTGTCATTGCTGTGAATAGTGTTGGACTTCACACTGCGTTAGTGTCGGATGGGTTTGTAATCGATACTGACAACCCAATAGACGGAGTTATATTCAACACAAAGCATCACCAAAACTCCGCTTTTCAACAATcaacaaaatcatttaaaatatcatGGCATGGATTTCAAGATCACTTTTTCTGGAATAAAGTACTATCTGGCGGCCATCTCAAATATCAGTCAATATCATTGTTTAAATATAAGCTTTATGAATGTTGGTTTGTTGAGAGCCTACACATTCACGAATCTGAACCTGATACATGGCGAGACCTATTTCGGTATTGTCAAGGCCATCGACACAGCAGGACATGA
- the LOC127857110 gene encoding uncharacterized protein LOC127857110 isoform X2 has protein sequence MHQLPIDVSYKVTDGDLSVFFNSTFVKDSLYHIRGSIRDAKYDLYPVLTINRHRELASLQRGHDGLFQYQFSFISPITGMQFVEIEFGPHVVEAMLQNVSIEECNMLPANNTNAVSIKQIGPYSIAVNLLIMDKESEIRTVSLGVETTKGGFQIQPLLELHNQNNFEIIFAPFTHGTPIYVTAIAENHAGLKTVFHSDRVIIIDHTAPLLNDVEVSVAVARNNSSSLHVTWKVSDNESDVQFCRCVVGSAPLTGEKQAETDSETLRSFHSKLLDLAHGDIVYITTKCVNKVELTTTLVSRPVTIYLSPPSSTYVFVRLLPISQESMSLNYPLSSEIAWQSNASMLQMEWDKVEDLSQITSYIYRFHSDGEIVMDWMDVGLKVTISNVNLKLKSGRTYTAEVKAVNGGGFNSSRVHSSLIIVSEPPVLTGQPVSAVFKQGQLTLDWNNVFNIISGIPHHYSLVVGSRDGFSDVVDVSYTRDHLYDVSVPASTLVSSDLNELFVKITCTYNTGLFSIYSTTYKVLLLLHFKLI, from the exons ATGCATCAATTACCAATAGATGTTTCTTATAAAGTGACTGATGGTGATCTTTCCGTTTTCTTCAACTCCACGTTTGTCAAAGATAGCCTCTATCACATTCGTGGAAGCATTCGGGATGCTAAGTATGATTTATACCCCGTCTTAACAATCAACCGGCACAGAGAACTAGCATCATTGCAAAGAGGTCACGATGGATTATTTCAATATCAGTTCTCCTTCATTTCGCCGATAACTGGTATGCAATTTGTAGAAATCGAGTTTGGGCCACATGTTGTTGAGGCAATGCTGCAGAACGTCTCGATCGAAGAATGTAATATGCTGCCTGCTAATAATACTAATGCAGTGTCCATAAAACAAATTGGGCCTTATTCGATTGCAGTGAACCTGTTGATAATGGATAAAGAAAGCGAAATCAGGACG GTTTCTCTTGGAGTTGAAACCACCAAAGGAGGATTTCAAATACAACCACTATTGGAACTTCACAATCAGaataattttgaaattatttttgcaCCATTCACCCACGGAACGCCGATATATGTTACTGCAATCGCGGAAAACCACGCGGGACTCAAAACCGTGTTCCATTCGGACCGAGTAATTATTATTGATCACACTGCTCCCCTACTTAACGATGTCGAGGTTTCTGTGGCTGTTGCAAGAAATAATTCAAGTTCATTACATGTGACCTGGAAAGTTTCCGACAACGAGAGTGATGTACAATTTTGCAGATGTGTTGTCG GATCAGCACCTTTGACAGGAGAGAAACAAGCAGAAACAGATTCGGAAACCTTACGATCATTTCACTCTAAACTGCTTGATCTTGCTCATGGCGACATAGTCTATATCACAACCAAATGTGTGAACAAAGTTGAACTTACAACTACGTTAGTATCCAGACCAGTCACCATTTATCTTTCTCCACCGAGCAGTACGTATGTTTTCGTGCGCTTATTGCCAATCAGTCAAGAATCTATGTCACTGAATTACCCATTATCCAGCGAAATAGCTTGGCAGTCAAATGCTAGCATGTTGCAGATGGAATGGGACAAAGTTGAAGACCTTTCGCAGATTACGTCCTATATATATCGTTTCCATAGCGACGGTGAGATTGTTATGGATTGGATGGACGTTGGTCTCAAGGTCACGATTTCAAATGTGAACTTAAAATTGAAATCAGGCAGAACATACACGGCTGAAGTTAAAGCAGTCAATGGTGGCGGATTTAACAGTTCCAGAGTTCATTCCTCGTTGATCATTGTTTCGGAACCACCTGTTCTTACAG GACAACCAGTCAGTGCTGTTTTCAAACAGGGTCAATTAACTCTCGACTGGAACAACGTTTTTAATATCATTTCGGGAATTCCCCACCATTACAGTCTGGTTGTCGGGTCCAGAGACGGATTTTCTGATGTCGTTGACGTCAGCTACACACGTGACCATCTTTATGACGTCAGCGTTCCGGCATCAACATTGGTCTCATCTGATTTGAACGAGCTGTTTGTGAAAATCACGTGTACATACAATACAGGGTTGTTTTCAATCTATAGCACAACGTATAAAGTGTTACTCCTCCTACATTTTAAACTAATCTAG
- the LOC127857112 gene encoding uncharacterized protein LOC127857112, with protein sequence MTPHRGCYLAVLAVFAVCFTGYGEYRPILNWDVCSPRRIVVTLSGAADGGIIYIKGYGSACKQGTTSNVTVHEFDFDACGIVEAETYFTIIVQRNPLYQKGGDLQESLLCIYDLRDISVGNGVNIGEKDDDSGVNKTVKPTAHMYLYKDGSDVAGSSVKLTDMVTMTIQLDEEYLDDFDIKARSCRANIIDITLDYCASDVDLFPNFVRVNQGVLTAMFPAFRSTELSGGLVEMIFTCTLQVCLGSCAPSSCNGGRVIDEGYGRKKRDIRRSTSFEEVAYDEVNVGATLSIGTDIDIKPNKPKEGESICIHNATFIAGLFAMFGVLVTSVSLTTYATGKMLKQSEHIRKLTSDNEALQKAASDSKVSDLNKPLTQI encoded by the exons ATGACGCCACACCGAGGTTGCTATCTCGCTGTACTGGCCGTGTTCGCAGtttgttttacaggatatggcGAATATCGACCAATCT TGAACTGGGATGTGTGCTCACCGCGACGAATCGTCGTCACTCTGTCGGGGGCAGCTGACGGCGGGATAATCTACATTAAGGGCTACGGGTCCGCGTGCAAACAGGGTACGACGTCAAACGTCACTGTGCACGAGTTCGACTTTGACGCTTGTGGGATAGTTGAAGCG GAGACGTATTTTACCATCATCGTTCAGAGGAATCCCCTCTATCAAAAAGGAGGGGACCTTCAGGAGTCCTTACTCTGTATATACGACCTCAGAGATATCAGCGTCGGCAACGGCGTCAACATCGG GGAGAAAGACGACGACAGCGGCGTAAACAAGACGGTCAAGCCGACGGCGCACATGTATCTTTACAAAGACGGAAGTGACGTGGCCGGAAGCAGTGTTAAACTGACGGACATGGTAACCATGACAATACAACTTGACGAGGAGTATTTGG ACGACTTTGACATCAAGGCGCGTAGCTGTAGGGCCAATATTATTGACATAACACTGGACTA TTGTGCGTCTGACGTCGACCTGTTTCCAAATTTTGTACGCGTCAACCAGGGGGTTCTCACGGCGATGTTTCCGGCGTTCCGGTCAACCGAGCTGAGCGGCGGGCTGGTTGAGATGATTTTCACGTGCACGCTGCAGGTGTGTCTCGGGTCGTGCGCGCCG AGCTCTTGTAACGGTGGCAGGGTGATCGATGAGGGTTACGGACGTAAGAAACGTGATATCAGAAGGTCGACTTCATTTGAAGAAGTAGCCTACGACGAAGTCAACGTTGGTGCAACACTTTCCATCGGCACGGATATCGATATAAAACCAAATA AACCAAAAGAAGGCGAAAGTATCTGCATCCACAATGCAACATTTATAGCTGGTCTGTTTGCTATGTTTGGGGTTCTTGTGACGTCCGTTTCGCTTACGACGTACGCAACAGGCAAGATGCTGAAGCAATCTGAACATATACGAAAATTGACGAGTGATAATGAAGCTCTACAAAAAGCAGCATCCGATTCAAAGGTTTCCGACTTGAACAAACCTCTCACCCAGATTTAA